A window of Pedobacter lusitanus contains these coding sequences:
- a CDS encoding DUF4249 family protein — MMKRSISVFCLVILAGLFSACEKVIDVKLDSAATRIVIEGQITANAGPYKVSVSESKDFDGDNSFPARNDAIVEIKDMTSGVSETLVNKSAGVYETSSMQGVGGHTYQMTVRLSGKTYIATSTMPLKAIKVDKLYAKRFDLDADKIFMVPEYTDPVGKGNYYRIRQWVNNVLVKGSFVRDDDATDGRTYNNQLYYETDAKFGNPLINNGDLMTVELQCIDKGAYTYYRTLNTTTGQEGDTPANPISNISGGALGVFNACQSTNITSIAKF; from the coding sequence ATGATGAAACGCAGTATTAGTGTTTTCTGTTTAGTGATATTGGCAGGTTTATTTAGCGCCTGTGAAAAGGTTATTGATGTTAAACTGGATAGCGCAGCTACCAGAATAGTAATTGAAGGGCAGATTACTGCTAATGCAGGACCTTATAAGGTGAGTGTCTCTGAGTCGAAAGACTTTGACGGGGATAATAGTTTCCCGGCCCGTAATGATGCAATTGTTGAAATTAAAGATATGACTTCGGGGGTTAGCGAAACGCTGGTGAATAAGAGCGCAGGTGTTTATGAAACAAGTTCAATGCAGGGAGTTGGTGGTCATACTTACCAGATGACGGTCAGGTTAAGTGGTAAAACTTATATCGCAACGTCTACCATGCCGTTAAAGGCAATCAAAGTGGATAAGCTTTATGCGAAACGTTTTGACCTGGACGCTGATAAGATTTTTATGGTGCCTGAATATACTGATCCTGTTGGTAAGGGTAATTATTACCGGATCAGACAATGGGTAAATAATGTTTTGGTGAAAGGTTCTTTTGTGAGAGATGATGATGCAACTGATGGCAGAACTTATAATAACCAGCTTTATTATGAAACGGATGCAAAGTTTGGAAACCCGCTGATTAATAATGGTGACCTGATGACAGTTGAACTGCAGTGTATTGATAAGGGAGCTTATACTTATTACAGGACACTGAATACAACTACGGGTCAGGAGGGGGATACGCCTGCAAATCCGATCAGCAATATTTCTGGTGGCGCTTTAGGAGTGTTTAATGCTTGTCAGTCTACCAATATAACTTCTATAGCTAAATTTTAA